In one Arachis duranensis cultivar V14167 chromosome 9, aradu.V14167.gnm2.J7QH, whole genome shotgun sequence genomic region, the following are encoded:
- the LOC107465613 gene encoding light-inducible protein CPRF2 isoform X1, translated as MTDIPLWDLSLSPSQKQKRKHQRTILAHRNQSQNLKGQRQNIVITNSIWISMDRVFSVDEIPDHFWSSIPYDTNHHPPPSNSNSHINRSPSEWAFQRFLQEAAPPSPPHRNDAVFFIHDDDHTHPHVTKPDPNDTLPVPKNDAVLTNASPPPPPPPPPSKTAASSSLGVDSDDYQALLKNKLNLACAAVAMTRAASLSKSQDPATFADSGSSNISQVGPQPSIKGSGTSGNDPPKIQDKDAKAPIGIPSIPVIQKKPAVTARPSTSGSSREQSDDEEAEGETDLNDNMDPADVKRVRRMLSNRESARRSRRRKQAHLNELETQVSQLRGENSTLLKRLTDVSHKYNESAVDNRVLKADVETLRAKVKMAEETVKRITGLNPVMHAMSDLTSMGIPTFDGSPPDTSADASVPVRDDTHHHHHFFQQTSGNHHVASHDLRVNNGLGDISVIENVPQNAAAAVVVGNKMGQTAPVQRVASLEHLQKRIRGGVDSCGGPSNNHEH; from the exons ATGACCGATATACCCCTGTGGGATCTTTCTCTCTCGCCTTCGCAGAAACAGAAACGAAAACACCAACGAACAATACTCGCACACAGAAACCAATCCCAAAACTTAAAAGGACAGAGACAAAACATCGTGATCACCAATAGCATTTGGATTTCCATGGATAGGGTCTTCTCAGTGGACGAAATCCCTGACCACTTCTGGTCCTCCATCCCCTACGACACCAACCACCACCCGCCTCCTTCCAACTCCAACTCCCACATCAACCGCAGCCCTTCCGAGTGGGCCTTCCAGCGCTTCCTCCAAGAAGCTGCTCCTCCCTCTCCCCCTCACCGAAACGACGCCGTTTTCTTCATCCACGACGACGATCACACTCATCCCCACGTCACCAAGCCCGATCCGAACGACACCCTTCCTGTTCCTAAGAACGACGCCGTTTTGACCAATGCCTCTCCTCCtccccctcctcctcctcctccttcgaAAACAGCGGCTTCATCTTCCCTTGGCGTTGATTCCGATGACTACCAGGCTCTCCTTAAGAACAAGCTCAATCTTGCATGTGCCGCTGTCGCCATGACTAGg GCAGCATCTTTATCCAAGTCTCAAGATCCAGCCACTTTTGCTGATAGTGGATCGTCTAATATCTCTCAAGTTGGACCTCAGCCTTCTATAAAAG GATCTGGTACTTCTGGAAATGACCCACCTAAAATACAAGACAAAGATGCCAAAGCACCAATCGGGATACCTTCCATACCTGTCATACAAAAGAAACCCGCTGTTACAGCCAGGCCATCAACAAGTGGATCATCAAGGGAACAGTCAGATGATGAGGAAGCTGAAGGAGAGACAGATCTGAATGACAACATGGACCCTGCTGATGTAAAACGAGTAAGAAG GATGCTTTCAAATAGAGAGTCAGCCAGacgttcaagaagaagaaaacaagctCATTTAAACGAGCTGGAGACACAG GTTTCTCAATTAAGAGGTGAAAATTCTACCTTGCTAAAGCGCCTTACTGATGTAAGCCACAAGTACAATGAATCTGCTGTTGACAACAGAGTATTAAAAGCTGATGTTGAAACCTTAAGAGCAAAG GTGAAGATGGCGGAAGAAACCGTCAAAAGAATTACAGGGTTGAACCCAGTAATGCATGCCATGTCTGATTTAACATCAATGGGCATACCGACATTTGACGGAAGCCCTCCTGACACATCAGCTGATGCATCTGTCCCCGTGAGAGATGATACTCACCATCACCACCACTTCTTTCAACAAACATCAGGTAATCATCACGTGGCGAGTCATGATCTTAGGGTAAACAATGGGTTGGGAGACATATCTGTAATTGAGAATGTGCCGCAGAATGCCGCAGCAGCTGTGGTGGTTGGGAATAAGATGGGTCAAACAGCTCCCGTACAGCGGGTGGCTAGCTTGGAACACCTTCAGAAGAGGATTAGGGGTGGTGTGGATTCATGTGGTGGACCTTCTAATAATCATGAGCATTAA
- the LOC107465613 gene encoding light-inducible protein CPRF2 isoform X2, which translates to MTDIPLWDLSLSPSQKQKRKHQRTILAHRNQSQNLKGQRQNIVITNSIWISMDRVFSVDEIPDHFWSSIPYDTNHHPPPSNSNSHINRSPSEWAFQRFLQEAAPPSPPHRNDAVFFIHDDDHTHPHVTKPDPNDTLPVPKNDAVLTNASPPPPPPPPPSKTAASSSLGVDSDDYQALLKNKLNLACAAVAMTRAASLSKSQDPATFADSGSSNISQVGPQPSIKGSGTSGNDPPKIQDKDAKAPIGIPSIPVIQKKPAVTARPSTSGSSREQSDDEEAEGETDLNDNMDPADVKRVRRMLSNRESARRSRRRKQAHLNELETQVSQLRGENSTLLKRLTDVSHKYNESAVDNRVLKADVETLRAKVKMAEETVKRITGLNPVMHAMSDLTSMGIPTFDGSPPDTSADASVPVRDDTHHHHHFFQQTSGFERLFSLCCLGGRLLPRLIRSEEDSILSSEEERIFQHVASLLVLS; encoded by the exons ATGACCGATATACCCCTGTGGGATCTTTCTCTCTCGCCTTCGCAGAAACAGAAACGAAAACACCAACGAACAATACTCGCACACAGAAACCAATCCCAAAACTTAAAAGGACAGAGACAAAACATCGTGATCACCAATAGCATTTGGATTTCCATGGATAGGGTCTTCTCAGTGGACGAAATCCCTGACCACTTCTGGTCCTCCATCCCCTACGACACCAACCACCACCCGCCTCCTTCCAACTCCAACTCCCACATCAACCGCAGCCCTTCCGAGTGGGCCTTCCAGCGCTTCCTCCAAGAAGCTGCTCCTCCCTCTCCCCCTCACCGAAACGACGCCGTTTTCTTCATCCACGACGACGATCACACTCATCCCCACGTCACCAAGCCCGATCCGAACGACACCCTTCCTGTTCCTAAGAACGACGCCGTTTTGACCAATGCCTCTCCTCCtccccctcctcctcctcctccttcgaAAACAGCGGCTTCATCTTCCCTTGGCGTTGATTCCGATGACTACCAGGCTCTCCTTAAGAACAAGCTCAATCTTGCATGTGCCGCTGTCGCCATGACTAGg GCAGCATCTTTATCCAAGTCTCAAGATCCAGCCACTTTTGCTGATAGTGGATCGTCTAATATCTCTCAAGTTGGACCTCAGCCTTCTATAAAAG GATCTGGTACTTCTGGAAATGACCCACCTAAAATACAAGACAAAGATGCCAAAGCACCAATCGGGATACCTTCCATACCTGTCATACAAAAGAAACCCGCTGTTACAGCCAGGCCATCAACAAGTGGATCATCAAGGGAACAGTCAGATGATGAGGAAGCTGAAGGAGAGACAGATCTGAATGACAACATGGACCCTGCTGATGTAAAACGAGTAAGAAG GATGCTTTCAAATAGAGAGTCAGCCAGacgttcaagaagaagaaaacaagctCATTTAAACGAGCTGGAGACACAG GTTTCTCAATTAAGAGGTGAAAATTCTACCTTGCTAAAGCGCCTTACTGATGTAAGCCACAAGTACAATGAATCTGCTGTTGACAACAGAGTATTAAAAGCTGATGTTGAAACCTTAAGAGCAAAG GTGAAGATGGCGGAAGAAACCGTCAAAAGAATTACAGGGTTGAACCCAGTAATGCATGCCATGTCTGATTTAACATCAATGGGCATACCGACATTTGACGGAAGCCCTCCTGACACATCAGCTGATGCATCTGTCCCCGTGAGAGATGATACTCACCATCACCACCACTTCTTTCAACAAACATCAG
- the LOC107465613 gene encoding light-inducible protein CPRF2 isoform X3, giving the protein MTDIPLWDLSLSPSQKQKRKHQRTILAHRNQSQNLKGQRQNIVITNSIWISMDRVFSVDEIPDHFWSSIPYDTNHHPPPSNSNSHINRSPSEWAFQRFLQEAAPPSPPHRNDAVFFIHDDDHTHPHVTKPDPNDTLPVPKNDAVLTNASPPPPPPPPPSKTAASSSLGVDSDDYQALLKNKLNLACAAVAMTRAASLSKSQDPATFADSGSSNISQVGPQPSIKGSGTSGNDPPKIQDKDAKAPIGIPSIPVIQKKPAVTARPSTSGSSREQSDDEEAEGETDLNDNMDPADVKRVRRMLSNRESARRSRRRKQAHLNELETQVSQLRGENSTLLKRLTDVSHKYNESAVDNRVLKADVETLRAKVKMAEETVKRITGLNPVMHAMSDLTSMGIPTFDGSPPDTSADASVPVRDDTHHHHHFFQQTSDQKRIQF; this is encoded by the exons ATGACCGATATACCCCTGTGGGATCTTTCTCTCTCGCCTTCGCAGAAACAGAAACGAAAACACCAACGAACAATACTCGCACACAGAAACCAATCCCAAAACTTAAAAGGACAGAGACAAAACATCGTGATCACCAATAGCATTTGGATTTCCATGGATAGGGTCTTCTCAGTGGACGAAATCCCTGACCACTTCTGGTCCTCCATCCCCTACGACACCAACCACCACCCGCCTCCTTCCAACTCCAACTCCCACATCAACCGCAGCCCTTCCGAGTGGGCCTTCCAGCGCTTCCTCCAAGAAGCTGCTCCTCCCTCTCCCCCTCACCGAAACGACGCCGTTTTCTTCATCCACGACGACGATCACACTCATCCCCACGTCACCAAGCCCGATCCGAACGACACCCTTCCTGTTCCTAAGAACGACGCCGTTTTGACCAATGCCTCTCCTCCtccccctcctcctcctcctccttcgaAAACAGCGGCTTCATCTTCCCTTGGCGTTGATTCCGATGACTACCAGGCTCTCCTTAAGAACAAGCTCAATCTTGCATGTGCCGCTGTCGCCATGACTAGg GCAGCATCTTTATCCAAGTCTCAAGATCCAGCCACTTTTGCTGATAGTGGATCGTCTAATATCTCTCAAGTTGGACCTCAGCCTTCTATAAAAG GATCTGGTACTTCTGGAAATGACCCACCTAAAATACAAGACAAAGATGCCAAAGCACCAATCGGGATACCTTCCATACCTGTCATACAAAAGAAACCCGCTGTTACAGCCAGGCCATCAACAAGTGGATCATCAAGGGAACAGTCAGATGATGAGGAAGCTGAAGGAGAGACAGATCTGAATGACAACATGGACCCTGCTGATGTAAAACGAGTAAGAAG GATGCTTTCAAATAGAGAGTCAGCCAGacgttcaagaagaagaaaacaagctCATTTAAACGAGCTGGAGACACAG GTTTCTCAATTAAGAGGTGAAAATTCTACCTTGCTAAAGCGCCTTACTGATGTAAGCCACAAGTACAATGAATCTGCTGTTGACAACAGAGTATTAAAAGCTGATGTTGAAACCTTAAGAGCAAAG GTGAAGATGGCGGAAGAAACCGTCAAAAGAATTACAGGGTTGAACCCAGTAATGCATGCCATGTCTGATTTAACATCAATGGGCATACCGACATTTGACGGAAGCCCTCCTGACACATCAGCTGATGCATCTGTCCCCGTGAGAGATGATACTCACCATCACCACCACTTCTTTCAACAAACATCAG